A genome region from Ottowia testudinis includes the following:
- a CDS encoding reverse transcriptase family protein gives MAADRTPRSNAIALAHALLADAEVPGARSLTALHDRVAACLGLTAPLPPGLFQICTELAAWPEPMWRQHGLDSLADVLLQRPEWPAPPHAWQARHWLLRPARMQLAPMALAGVALPELPTHAALAAWLGTTPDDLQWLAHPSQRWRESQPTDRPHRSVAPHYRYQLLTKPGGGLRLLEMPLPRLKTLQRRLLHGLLARVPVHEAARGFVAGRGVRGHANLHAGQPCVLCFDLRDFFGSVGGGRIHALWRSLGYPEGVARTLIQLCTTRTPPAVRERMADAGSLDRPAARRLASAHLPQGAPTSPALANLSAFGLDLRLDGLAWRFGARYSRYADDLVFSGPAALRRDFRVLHAWVEAIALDEGFALNPAKTRCLPAHRQQRVTGVVVNERPNLPRADYDRLRAELHALGHQTRVPAALKPRLQGRIAWARQWLAPERAAKLQRLLERIAFDGA, from the coding sequence ATGGCGGCCGACCGCACCCCACGCAGCAACGCCATCGCGCTGGCGCATGCGCTGCTGGCCGATGCTGAGGTGCCGGGTGCACGAAGCCTGACCGCGCTGCACGATCGCGTCGCCGCGTGCCTCGGATTAACGGCGCCGCTGCCGCCCGGCCTGTTTCAGATCTGCACCGAACTCGCCGCCTGGCCCGAGCCCATGTGGCGCCAGCACGGCTTGGACTCGCTGGCCGACGTGCTGCTGCAACGGCCCGAATGGCCTGCACCGCCCCACGCCTGGCAGGCGCGCCACTGGCTGCTGCGGCCCGCCCGCATGCAGCTGGCGCCCATGGCGCTGGCTGGCGTGGCCTTGCCCGAATTGCCCACGCACGCTGCCCTGGCCGCGTGGCTGGGCACCACGCCAGACGACTTGCAGTGGCTGGCGCACCCCTCGCAGCGCTGGCGCGAGAGCCAGCCCACCGACCGCCCGCACCGCAGCGTGGCGCCGCACTACCGCTACCAGTTGCTGACCAAACCGGGTGGCGGCCTGCGCCTGCTGGAGATGCCGCTGCCGCGCCTGAAGACGCTGCAACGGCGCCTGTTGCACGGCCTGCTGGCGCGCGTGCCGGTGCATGAGGCGGCGCGGGGTTTCGTGGCCGGGCGCGGCGTGCGCGGGCACGCCAATCTGCACGCGGGCCAGCCGTGCGTGCTGTGCTTCGACCTGCGCGATTTCTTCGGCAGCGTGGGTGGCGGCCGCATCCACGCCCTCTGGCGCAGCCTGGGTTACCCCGAAGGCGTGGCGCGCACGCTGATCCAGTTGTGCACCACGCGCACGCCGCCCGCGGTGCGCGAGCGCATGGCCGACGCAGGATCGCTCGATCGCCCCGCCGCACGGCGCCTGGCCAGCGCGCACCTGCCGCAGGGCGCGCCCACTTCGCCAGCGCTGGCCAACCTGAGCGCGTTCGGGCTGGATCTGCGGCTGGACGGGCTGGCCTGGCGCTTTGGCGCGCGCTATTCGCGCTACGCCGATGACCTGGTGTTCTCCGGCCCGGCGGCGCTGCGGCGCGACTTTCGTGTACTGCACGCCTGGGTCGAAGCCATTGCCCTGGACGAGGGCTTTGCGCTCAACCCCGCCAAGACACGCTGCCTGCCCGCGCACCGCCAGCAGCGCGTGACGGGCGTGGTGGTCAATGAGCGGCCAAATTTGCCCCGAGCCGATTACGACCGGCTGCGCGCCGAGTTGCATGCGCTGGGTCACCAAACCCGCGTGCCCGCCGCGCTCAAACCCCGCTTGCAGGGCCGCATCGCCTGGGCGCGGCAGTGGCTGGCGCCTGAGCGGGCGGCCAAGCTGCAGCGGCTGCTGGAGCGGATTGCGTTTGATGGCGCTTGA
- the gspF gene encoding type II secretion system inner membrane protein GspF, whose amino-acid sequence MPAYTFEALQADGKSRKGVIEADTAKAARALLRGQALVPLAVEPVAGGAGGSAMSRPIGGGRAFNSTHLAIWTRQLAGLVGSGLPLERSLTALADESEDERQRNLIANLRAEVNAGSPLAKAMAQHPREFSPVYTAVIAAGEQGGHLGQVLERLADDLEERQALKAKLIGAALYPAIVTLVAIVIVIFLVSYVVPQVATVFAGTKRALPWLTVAMLALSDFVRGYGWWLLGTIILIAAAVRSALRNPVFLQKFDAAWLRLPLVGRLARGYNAARFAGTLAMLAGAGVPILRSLQAAAETLNNTALRADAEDALVMVREGAPLASALAQKKRFPGLLAMFARLGEQTGQLPLMLQRAANQLSAEVQRRAMALATILEPLLIVVMGVVVMLIVLAVMLPIIQLNQWVK is encoded by the coding sequence GTGCCCGCCTACACCTTCGAAGCCCTGCAAGCCGACGGCAAATCCCGCAAGGGCGTGATCGAGGCCGATACCGCCAAGGCCGCGCGCGCCCTGCTGCGCGGCCAGGCGCTGGTGCCGCTGGCCGTGGAGCCGGTGGCGGGCGGCGCGGGCGGCTCCGCAATGTCGCGGCCCATTGGCGGTGGCCGCGCCTTCAACAGCACGCACCTGGCCATCTGGACGCGCCAGCTCGCCGGCCTGGTCGGCTCGGGCCTGCCGCTGGAGCGCTCGCTCACCGCGCTGGCCGATGAATCGGAAGACGAGCGCCAGCGCAACCTGATCGCCAACCTGCGCGCCGAGGTCAACGCCGGCTCGCCGCTGGCCAAGGCCATGGCGCAGCACCCGCGCGAATTCAGCCCCGTCTACACCGCCGTCATCGCCGCTGGCGAGCAAGGCGGCCACCTGGGGCAGGTGCTGGAGCGCCTGGCCGACGACTTGGAAGAGCGCCAGGCGCTCAAAGCCAAGCTGATCGGCGCAGCGCTGTACCCGGCCATCGTCACGCTGGTGGCGATCGTGATCGTGATCTTTCTCGTCAGCTACGTGGTGCCCCAGGTGGCCACGGTGTTTGCCGGCACCAAGCGTGCGCTGCCGTGGCTGACGGTGGCCATGCTGGCGCTGTCGGACTTTGTGCGCGGCTACGGCTGGTGGCTGCTGGGAACTATTATTTTGATAGCTGCCGCCGTACGGTCGGCGCTGAGAAACCCCGTTTTTCTTCAAAAGTTCGATGCCGCGTGGCTGCGCCTGCCGCTGGTTGGCCGGCTGGCGCGCGGCTACAACGCGGCGCGCTTTGCCGGCACGCTGGCCATGCTGGCCGGCGCCGGCGTGCCGATTCTGCGCAGCCTGCAAGCGGCCGCCGAAACGCTGAACAACACCGCCCTGCGGGCCGATGCCGAAGACGCGCTGGTGATGGTGCGCGAAGGCGCGCCGCTGGCCAGCGCGCTGGCGCAGAAAAAGCGCTTTCCCGGCCTGCTGGCCATGTTCGCCCGCTTGGGCGAACAGACGGGCCAATTGCCCCTGATGCTGCAACGCGCCGCCAATCAACTCTCAGCCGAGGTGCAGCGCCGCGCCATGGCCCTGGCCACCATCCTGGAGCCGCTGCTGATCGTGGTGATGGGCGTGGTGGTGATGCTGATCGTGCTGGCGGTGATGCTGCCGATCATTCAGCTCAACCAGTGGGTGAAGTAG
- a CDS encoding translocation/assembly module TamB domain-containing protein: MGWSLAGLLALLLLALGGVWVWTGTDGSLATALRWAGAQQPLVTDEVTGSVRGGGKVRRLVWEKEGLRVEVHDAELLWTPAALLGRTLQIDQLAASRIVIDDRRAPTEPAAGPPESFALPLNIRVKALRAGELRWAGPPPYTLSDVAGSFDYDGARHLLALDSARIEGGSYQLRAAATAHAPIRVDVALAGALSAPVPGAGAPVPLTLQATLRGPLTEMAAQADLQAAPAAPGASAPAIPALPPLAGFAPAPAAAASAPPTPVAAASAPAASADIPEAHATARITPWAAQPLPEAHARLRAVDLGAVWAEAPRTQLSGRLDIVPLPATGAAGWAVDADLANRAAGPWDQRQLPVEQLRADVTWQDGVATVRALKAQVGGGTLESTGRWAGAPAAQTGNGTWQIDTRIDGVNPARLHTQMAAFPLDGTATVSGEGAAIDFDIALQGRAQRASAPARRGESAAEALARDLRALRLRDASATGRWLDGLLTLNTLRVRTDDAQLAGNARLRPAADALGGSADLTLTAPGASASVKGELQPTTGAGTLRANIADAARALAWAQKLPGADALAGASARGSATLDGSWRGGWRDPTVQARLAAPSLDWLAPGSAAGTPPLQARGVEVTANGRLAQAQLAASGRVMQGERQLDLRLAASGGRSTPNATLAASAWKFSLGQLQAGVRDPALGAGTWQLASRGAVPLQWSPAQGGQFEAGAGELTITSPAPVSQALVAWGPARWRSGELTTTGRLTGLPFQWMERVAGPQLQEAGLTGNIVFNGDWDASLGRELRVAANLVRASGDVTVLATDAETGVQSRVAAGLRDARLTLRSEGQALHLKLVWDSERAGSIDGQLRTELAATRDAAGGTHWSWPEAAPLQGQVQARLPQISAWSVLAPPGWRLRGALAADARVAGTRAAPLVNGTVSADDVALRSIVDGLEFKDGRLRGRLDGTRLLIDEFSLQGAGDQGSGGSLRASGEAGLVDGRPQARLAATLDKLRASVRDDRQVTVSGNVQAALDGRALSANGRLRVDRALIVLPDENRPTLGDDVIVRGPDGKIMYGKEGPGAVARPTSAAGQQAAQQQARSDAARARTEASVKSGDTAPLTAKVDVQIDLGEDFRLKGMGIDTRLAGVLTLTGNGPLTELPSLRGRVQTVGGTFRAYGQQLIIQRGHITFAGQISNPTLDIIALRPNYTSDQRAGVQVMGTALLPRVRLYSEPALPDNQTLAWLLLGRPAPDTGAEAAMLQTAALALLGGREGRGLASRFGLDELSFSGGAGEGGVADASVTLGKRLSDKLYAAYEHSLAGTGGTLMIFYELSRRWTLRGQAGQNQAVDLIYRLSFD; encoded by the coding sequence GTGGGCTGGTCGCTGGCCGGCCTGCTGGCGCTGCTGCTGCTGGCGCTGGGCGGCGTGTGGGTGTGGACGGGCACCGACGGCTCGCTGGCCACCGCGCTGCGCTGGGCCGGCGCGCAGCAGCCGCTGGTGACCGACGAAGTCACCGGCAGCGTGCGCGGCGGCGGCAAGGTGCGCCGCCTGGTGTGGGAAAAAGAAGGCCTGCGCGTGGAAGTGCACGACGCCGAACTGCTGTGGACGCCCGCCGCCCTGCTGGGCCGCACGCTGCAGATCGATCAGCTGGCGGCCAGCCGCATCGTCATCGACGACCGGCGCGCGCCCACCGAGCCGGCGGCCGGGCCGCCCGAGTCGTTTGCGCTGCCGCTCAACATCCGCGTGAAGGCGCTGCGCGCGGGCGAGCTGCGCTGGGCCGGGCCGCCGCCCTACACCCTGAGCGACGTCGCCGGCAGCTTCGACTACGACGGCGCCCGCCACCTGCTGGCGCTGGACAGCGCGCGCATCGAAGGCGGCAGCTACCAGTTGCGCGCGGCCGCCACCGCGCATGCGCCGATCCGCGTCGACGTGGCGCTGGCCGGCGCATTGAGCGCCCCCGTGCCCGGCGCCGGTGCGCCCGTGCCGCTGACGCTGCAAGCCACGCTGCGCGGCCCGCTGACCGAGATGGCCGCGCAGGCCGACCTGCAAGCGGCGCCCGCCGCGCCGGGGGCATCGGCGCCCGCCATTCCCGCGCTGCCGCCGCTGGCGGGCTTTGCGCCGGCGCCCGCCGCAGCGGCCTCCGCCCCGCCGACGCCGGTGGCCGCCGCCAGCGCCCCGGCGGCCAGCGCCGACATCCCCGAAGCCCACGCCACCGCCCGCATCACCCCCTGGGCCGCACAGCCGCTGCCCGAGGCGCACGCCCGGCTGCGCGCGGTCGACCTGGGCGCCGTCTGGGCCGAGGCGCCGCGCACCCAGCTGAGCGGCCGGCTCGACATCGTGCCGCTGCCCGCCACCGGCGCGGCCGGCTGGGCCGTGGACGCCGACCTGGCCAACCGCGCCGCCGGCCCGTGGGACCAGCGCCAGCTGCCGGTCGAGCAGCTGCGCGCCGACGTCACCTGGCAGGACGGCGTGGCCACCGTGCGCGCGCTGAAGGCGCAAGTCGGCGGCGGCACGCTCGAATCCACCGGCCGCTGGGCCGGCGCGCCGGCCGCGCAGACGGGCAACGGCACCTGGCAGATCGATACCCGCATCGACGGCGTCAACCCCGCGCGGCTGCACACGCAAATGGCGGCCTTTCCGCTCGACGGCACCGCCACGGTAAGCGGCGAAGGCGCCGCCATCGACTTCGACATCGCGCTGCAAGGCCGCGCCCAGCGCGCCAGCGCCCCCGCGCGCCGCGGTGAATCGGCCGCCGAGGCCCTGGCGCGCGACTTGCGCGCGCTGCGCCTGCGCGACGCCAGCGCCACCGGCCGCTGGCTCGACGGCCTGCTGACGCTGAACACGCTGCGCGTGCGCACCGACGACGCCCAGCTGGCCGGCAACGCCCGCCTGCGCCCCGCCGCCGACGCGCTGGGCGGCAGCGCCGACCTGACGCTGACCGCCCCCGGCGCCAGCGCCAGCGTGAAAGGCGAGCTGCAACCCACCACCGGCGCCGGCACGCTGCGCGCCAACATCGCTGACGCCGCGCGCGCCCTGGCCTGGGCGCAGAAGCTGCCCGGCGCCGATGCACTGGCCGGCGCCAGCGCGCGCGGCAGCGCCACGCTGGACGGCAGCTGGCGCGGCGGCTGGCGCGACCCCACTGTCCAGGCCCGGCTGGCCGCGCCCTCGCTCGACTGGCTGGCGCCCGGCAGTGCCGCCGGCACGCCACCGCTGCAGGCGCGCGGGGTGGAAGTGACAGCCAACGGCCGGCTGGCGCAGGCGCAGTTGGCCGCCAGCGGCCGCGTGATGCAGGGCGAGCGCCAGCTTGATCTGCGCCTGGCCGCCAGCGGAGGACGCAGCACACCCAACGCCACCCTGGCGGCGTCGGCATGGAAGTTCAGCCTGGGCCAACTGCAGGCGGGCGTGCGCGACCCGGCGCTGGGCGCCGGCACCTGGCAACTGGCCAGCCGCGGCGCGGTGCCGCTGCAGTGGTCGCCGGCGCAGGGCGGGCAGTTCGAAGCCGGCGCGGGCGAGTTGACCATCACCTCGCCCGCGCCCGTGTCGCAGGCGCTGGTGGCCTGGGGGCCGGCGCGCTGGCGCAGCGGCGAGCTGACCACCACCGGCCGCCTGACCGGCCTGCCCTTTCAATGGATGGAGCGCGTGGCGGGCCCGCAGCTGCAGGAGGCGGGCCTCACGGGCAACATCGTCTTCAACGGCGACTGGGACGCTAGCCTGGGCCGCGAGCTGCGCGTGGCCGCCAACCTGGTGCGCGCCAGCGGCGACGTGACGGTGCTCGCCACCGACGCCGAAACCGGCGTGCAGTCGCGCGTGGCCGCCGGCCTGCGCGATGCGCGCCTGACGCTGCGCAGCGAAGGCCAGGCCCTGCACCTGAAGCTGGTGTGGGACAGCGAACGCGCCGGCAGCATCGACGGCCAGCTGCGCACCGAACTGGCCGCCACGCGCGATGCCGCCGGCGGCACCCACTGGTCGTGGCCCGAGGCCGCGCCGCTGCAGGGCCAGGTGCAGGCGCGGCTGCCGCAGATTTCGGCCTGGTCGGTGCTGGCGCCGCCGGGCTGGCGCCTGCGCGGCGCGCTGGCGGCCGACGCGCGCGTGGCCGGCACGCGCGCCGCGCCGCTGGTCAATGGCACCGTGTCGGCCGACGATGTGGCGCTGCGCTCCATCGTCGATGGCCTGGAGTTCAAGGACGGCCGCCTGCGCGGGCGCCTGGACGGCACGCGGCTGCTGATCGACGAGTTCTCGCTGCAGGGCGCCGGCGACCAAGGCAGCGGCGGCAGCTTGCGCGCCAGTGGCGAGGCCGGCCTGGTCGACGGCCGCCCGCAGGCGCGGCTGGCCGCCACGCTGGACAAGCTGCGCGCCAGCGTGCGCGACGACCGGCAGGTCACCGTGTCGGGCAACGTGCAGGCTGCGCTGGACGGCCGCGCCCTCAGCGCCAACGGCCGCCTGCGCGTCGACCGCGCGTTGATCGTGCTGCCCGACGAAAACCGCCCCACCCTGGGCGACGACGTCATCGTGCGCGGGCCGGACGGCAAGATCATGTACGGCAAGGAAGGCCCCGGCGCCGTGGCCCGCCCCACCAGCGCCGCCGGCCAGCAGGCAGCGCAGCAGCAGGCCCGCAGCGACGCCGCGCGCGCCCGCACCGAGGCCAGCGTCAAAAGCGGCGACACCGCGCCGCTCACCGCCAAGGTCGACGTGCAGATCGACCTGGGCGAGGACTTCCGCCTGAAGGGTATGGGCATCGACACGCGGCTGGCCGGCGTGCTGACGCTCACCGGCAACGGCCCGCTGACCGAGCTGCCCAGCCTGCGCGGGCGCGTGCAGACCGTGGGCGGCACCTTCCGCGCCTATGGGCAGCAGCTCATCATCCAGCGCGGCCACATCACTTTCGCCGGGCAGATCAGCAACCCGACCCTCGACATCATCGCCCTGCGTCCCAACTACACCAGCGACCAGCGCGCCGGCGTGCAGGTCATGGGCACCGCGCTGCTGCCGCGCGTGCGCCTGTATTCCGAACCCGCGCTGCCCGACAACCAGACCCTGGCCTGGCTGCTGCTGGGCCGCCCCGCGCCCGACACCGGCGCCGAAGCCGCCATGCTGCAGACCGCCGCCCTGGCCCTGCTGGGCGGGCGCGAGGGGCGCGGGCTGGCGTCGCGCTTCGGTCTGGACGAACTCAGCTTCAGCGGCGGCGCCGGCGAGGGCGGCGTGGCCGACGCCAGCGTCACCCTGGGCAAGCGCCTGTCCGACAAGCTGTACGCCGCCTACGAACACAGCCTGGCCGGCACCGGCGGCACGCTGATGATCTTCTACGAGCTGTCGCGCCGCTGGACGCTGCGCGGCCAGGCAGGGCAGAACCAGGCCGTTGACTTGATCTACCGCCTGTCGTTCGACTGA